In Besnoitia besnoiti strain Bb-Ger1 chromosome IX, whole genome shotgun sequence, a single genomic region encodes these proteins:
- a CDS encoding hypothetical protein (encoded by transcript BESB_013560) — MTTHHHGLPPLSGLEAAPLKPGSIASSSHQLYYHTAPTTASSTTTDPAAESFYPGLTLGEEFRYMSSGIHYNRGPSSVPPGSHGTLKATHPYPSDNLTTQSALASSQSLSSTPVSRRPRGRRSVRRCRLCGLVPGLHGQPGGRGPAGAGLPLPQPGTTSTSLTQSDPQLQRISSSSRVPSAAHAGKGSVSHTRQHATASSSYYGLPSNETTPPSLAPQRRQHSPTKSHASDARAADSEVRAIQASWKALASPAKESFSYEICDGQIVRQRVVVSAAADQAQTADARGAEHKTEEERSCRRLAGTEAPAAGVALTGPQQAKEAAARSQFPSSAPLPSYYAAEDLAHSELTRASGLPVSHTYTYTVRQPSESEEPQGGDYSANRVKPSAAPAGPDASYSLYPLTLSEASQVYSLQAVPGYYAPGFDYPLGPGAPVMAPGTYSYDVGAAYPQSASAAGDAYSAAAYAAYYGGSAYAQPPSRFAGTYFVDAEGNTYWSAGASSAGEPVYVPAPPADGGALGAAIPTPGRTRLPRHIGVSAGGDGELHREGLVSVPSGGYDSAPAGFLPAALAHGSFPTHQPSAQPLLPSVSSFYYPGSPAVPMPEGDEEDAMDRHDSGERAVNWRVLVGSACLFFLRSV; from the exons ATGACAACGCATCATCACGGGCTGCCGCCTTTGTCGGGCCTCGAGGCAGCTCCACTCAAGCCTGGCAGCatcgcctcgtcctcccATCAACTCTACTACCATACCGCcccgacgacggcgtcgaGCACAACGACAGATCCTGCTGCAGAATCCTTCTATCCTGGGCTTACTCTGGGCGAGGAATTCCGCTACATGTCCTCCGGCATCCACTATAACAGGGGCCCCAGCAGCGTCCCGCCCGGTAGCCATG GGACTCTCAAAGCTACGCACCCCTACCCGTCCGACAACTTGACCACGCagtcggcgctggcgagctcCCAGTCCCTGTCTTCCACGCCAGTGTCAAGAAGACctcgcgggaggcgcagcgtacggcgctgcaggctgtGCGGCCTCGTCCCGGGGCTCCACGGGCAGccaggggggcgggggcccGCGGGGGCCGGGTTGCCGCTTCCCCAGCCTGGCACAACGTCGACTAGCTTGACTCAGAGCGacccgcagctgcagcggatctcgtcgtcgtcccgCGTTCCTTCGGCCGCGCATGCTGGCAAAGGGAGTGTTTCACACACACGGCAGCACGCcaccgcgagcagcagctaCTACGGCTTGCCCAGCAATGAAACAACGCCGCCGTCCCTGGCGCCACAGAGACGCCAGCACAGTCCGACAAAGTCGCACGCCAGCGatgcacgcgccgccgatTCCGAGGTCAGGGCGATCCAGGCCAGCTGGAAGGcactcgcctcgcctgccaAAGAGTCGTTTTCCTACGAGATCTGCGATGGACAAATCGTCCGCCaacgcgtcgtcgtctcggCCGCGGCTGATCAAGCCCAGACTGCGGatgcacgcggcgcagagcaCAAAACCGAGGAAGAAAGATCGTGCAGGCGCTTGGCAGGCACTGAAGCCCCCGCAGCGGGCGTAGCATTGACTGGGCCCCAGCAAGCAAaagaggccgctgcgcggtCGCAGTTTCCGAgcagcgcgcctctcccgtcGTACTACGCCGCCGAGGACTTGGCGCACTCGGAACTGACCCGCGCGAGTGGTCTGCCAGTGAGTCACACGTACACTTACACAGTCAGGCAGCCCTCTGAGTcggaggagccgcagggGGGGGACTACAGCGCCAACCGCGTCAagccttccgctgcgcctgcaggtcCCGACGCATCGTACAGCCTGTACCCGCTCACTCTGAGCGAGGCGTCACAGGTCTACTCTCTCCAAGCTGTTCCGGGGTACTACGCTCCGGGCTTCGACTACCCCTTAGGCCCAGGGGCCCCCGTGATGGCCCCAGGCACATACAGCTACGACGTCGGAGCCGCGTATCCGCAgagcgcgtctgcagctggcgacgcgtactccgccgctgcgtaCGCGGCGTActacggcggcagcgcctacgcgcagccgccctcCCGGTTCGCCGGCACGTATTTTGTCGACGCAGAGGGAAACACCTACTGgtctgccggcgcctcctcggctggCGAGCCGGTGTACGTCCCGGCGCCCCCTGCAGACGGAGGGGCGCTTGGCGCCGCCATCCCGACGCCAGGTAGAACCAGACTGCCACGCCACATCGGCGTCAGTGCTGGCGGAGATGGCGAGCTGCACAGGGAGGGCCTCGTCAGCGTCCCCTCGGGGGGATACGACTCGGCGCCGGCCGGGTTTCTGCCGGCGGCCTTGGCTCACGGATCCTTCCCTACTCATCAgccgtctgcgcagccgctcctgCCGTCGGTGTCTTCTTTCTACTACCCAGGCTCGCCAGCCGTCCCGATgccagagggcgacgaggaggacgcgatgGACCGCCACGACAGTGGCGAGCGAG